The Plasmodium knowlesi strain H genome assembly, chromosome: 10 genomic sequence TACAAACATGGTGACAAGTTGTCCCCTACTCTGATTGGTTCAATTCGGGTTCCTTCCGAGGGGTCCTTCGTACTGTGAAGTGTTATAGtgtgattttattttattcttttaatatttttccccccttcttaTCCTTCTGAGGGACGACATGCGAAGGTAGTTGGTTGTGAACCCTTCCCTGGAAAGGACATATCTCCATTGGAGGCGCAAAATGTTGTGGCACATGCTTTGGGACCTTTCCGCGCTTCCCTTTCCTTATGGACCAGCCTGCGCACAGTCGTGGTGACTAAGTTCGGCTCGCGCATCGCCTATGCGTCCTTtggttatttttcttcttaattttgatgtttttttttttttttttttttttccctcggCGGTTCTCCATTAACCCAATTCTGTTACTCCAGATGATGGGGGTAGTGGCACCGTATTTTCATATccccaagggaaaaaatggagtaacCGACTTTTGCAGGCGCTAAAAGGGAGGAGGCGCCTTCCTTAAGGTATTATATATAGCCCGCGCTTTTTTTTACGTCTGCGCGGTATCTTCCTTCTGCTTCCGGGATATATGTAGAACGTAACTGAagtgttattttattattatttttttttttttagcttcaTATtacttaattttatttttttctgttttatttttatttttttcgttttgttttacattatttttctcatacTACAAATGAATTTACCATCCAGTGCGAAGTTTTAACTGAGATCGATCATCCTTCCTGTCATGCGCGTCGACTTCTTATTTATCCTTTCATAGAAATGTTtgcccttttattttaaggCAGTTATCAGTTGGGCACCAGCCTTTCCTCTTTATATGCTGCCTTTTTTATGGTCATACTTATTTTTCGCACTGTGGATTATCTCCCCGGAGTTATTATTTGGAAAGTGGTTTAAAGGGGGCACTCTATCTACCTGAACGTTTGGCACCAcggtgaaaaggaagaagaacaaaaagaagatgaagaagtgaATGAGTCCCCCTCCTTGATGCGTACGCTGTCGGCCAATCGAGAATTGCCACGCGGTCAGCTCATTCGTATGGATGGGGACATACGTGTGAACTGACAGTGGGGCTATAAGTTCGTTGTCCATACAGAGATGCATCCGTCTTAAGTACCACCCATACGTTGCTCATCTCGTccaccactttttttttttttttatgtgagcATTTCCTCAAGACGGCACAGAACTGTCTTGTGCTGTGAAGATCCTCCCCTCCTCACCATCTCCGTGTGTGAagttttttttgcgcatgtCCAAGGCGTCATCTCAGGATGATTTGCAAGAAAATTTTTAGAGGATAGGCCACGTTATTGTagataaaaggagaaacacataaattttttcttcttatttttttttttttttttttttttttttgtatccatTTGGACCGTTAAGGAGAGGGGGAAAGGCGGGTCAATCCGCAGGCCCACTGCATGCCCCCCTATCGAGTGGATAGTTAATCCAAATGGAAAGGGGAACCCGGGAGATATCGCTAGACGGGGACCTCCATTTGGAGTGTCCCCCTGAGAGGAGCTTCAAAGAGAACAGAAGTTGTGACATCGTAGAAGGTTGTCTTgtgagaaagggaaagaatgtAACTTATTTGAATCACTgcgaggaggagaaaattgcAGAGCATTCCACACATGAACGGTGTTATATGGAGGGAGTTGCGTTCGCTAAGAAtctccaaaatggaaagtgTAACCACATGGATGGAAATATGTGTAGGtataaaaatggacaaatggTTGTTGCTAACTTGGGGCGGGGAAACTGTCCGGGATGTGCAAACCTTTACAGGGGACCTCATCAAGGAGATTTACCATTGTGTtgtgaagaggaaaacaaCAGGAAGAAAAGTAACCACACATGTGAACACCCCCTATGGAATCGCATCGATAAAGAGAGAGATTCACAACGTAGTACTAACGGTTTAGTCAGACATGTGGAGGATTGCCCGCATTTTAAAGCCTTAGAAAATTTCCATCAGCTAGAGGAAGAAGTAGATAACCACGGAGATGATTACAGTAGTACCAGTTTGGATGGCACGGATTACGCCAATTTTGAAAACTCAGATGCAGAGGTTTATGAGGATGACGAACTGATGCCAAATGACGAGGAAGATATTGCCCAAGGGGTAAACTTCGGAACCACACTGGAAAACATGTCGCCCATCAATAATCAAGTCGTTCATACGTTCGGTACTAATTTGGAACATTAtggatggaagaaaaaaaaaaaaaaaaaaaaaaaaaaaaaaaaaggtacgtACGAACAAGCTAGTGACAGAGAATCAGATGATATGTTGCACAATATGTCCCACCAGAAGTTGACAGGGACGTCTGTCATGTTAACTGGGGAAAAGTCCAAATACATTTATAAActagttcctttttttaagaacggGGAAGCCAAGTTCTACATGAATGCCTTTGCGGCGTATGACAAACTGCACGGACAGTTCAGGGGAGCCCCCCGGGGGTTCGACAACCGTTGCGAGCGTGGTGAACGTGTAGAATGTATGCAGCGTCACCAACGTGACCGCCTCGTGAAGCTGCACACCAGCATGGAGAGCGCCATGACCTACTTTGACTTCATGAACGAGAAGGTGATGAGTGCAACCCGGAAGAAGCTACCCCCAAGTAACCCGTGCAAGGTAACCCTTCAAGGGGACCAAATGAACGATGTGATGGAACATCCTCCAAACTACGTAGCGCCTAGAACAAGTATCCCCATCAACAGGGGAAATACGAACAGGTCTCATTTTACGAAAAACTGTTTAGAAGAAAGCCCCGAAGTGGAACATTTCCCCTGTGAAAATCCCCACCTGGACAAACCAAACTCAACGTTGAAGTCGCCACGTCGAGTGGAAGACGACGCACATGGAACAATACGAAGTGGTGGCTACTACGCTGTGCACATctcagaggaagaaaagttaGTGAAGTCCCCAGATGAACATAAATGTCCAGTAGAGGAAGGACAAACAAAATTTCCCCTTAATGCAAGCTCGTCTGCATGTGTAAGGAACGATGTCATGCCTTGTCTTCACTTGCATGGGAACAGGGGCCATTACGCGAAGAACAGAAACACCAGTGCGCTGGGAGAACACCGTGTCTTGGCCTTTTTAGTCAAGCAGAAGCTCATTCCAAAGTTTTACAACATAGTGCCAGTGTATCGatgtgaagaggaagaggcgGCCTCGTATTTAGCGGAGACtcacaaaataaaaagtaggAGCCAAAATGCAGGATCCACTGCAGACTGCGTACCAGAGGCAAGGAGAATCAAGACGAATGAAAAAGAACCACCCCTTAATGGTAGACGTGATGACGTATCTGTGAGAACAGATATGCCTGGTCAAGAAGCCGAGAAATGGAGAGTGGGAAAGTTGAGCGATCTCGTGAAAGCAGCCGAAGGGACTCCAAGTGGAGATCCTTCCGAACGCACAGTCCACTTAGCGctgaaattgaaaaaaatttgccaCTCGATAGACCCACGGAATCAGAACGTGCTTGACTTAAAACTAGGTTACAACACATTGAAGGATAATGATATACAGTTTAGTGAAAGACTAAAGGAAGAGAGCAACTCGATCCCTTggagtgaaaaggaaaagtatgTGAAGAGGTGGTCGAGGATGAAAAAAGACATACGAAATGAACACCTAAATACAAGTGATGAACACATCATAGATCTATCTGCCAGGGACATGAACTTACCTCCCGCGTTTTTCAATTACGATAACCATGAAATTTATTGCCTCCTAAAATCCTGGAAACAAGAAATTACTGCACGCATAACAACACAGAAGAGGTTGGGATTTCGTATATGCGCGTTAGTATGCGGGGTGAAGGAGCAGGAAGTGTTGACGGACGCAGGGGTGCGCGAGTTCTACGCGCAGTGCGTGGCAAAGTATGGGTCTCTGGCCGATGGTGATGCCGCTTGTGATGCCGCCTGTGATGCTGCTTGTGATGCTGCTTGTGGCGGAAGCTACGGCAAGCAGGGCGACCTGAACAGTCAGCACCACCTCCACAGCCTACCTTGCCATTCCCTGCAACATAGCCACCTTTCGGAGGAAAACCATGTTCAGCACGATGGGGCGAGAATCCCCCCCAGCATCGACGACTGCTACGACCGAGTTGACAACAAGCTGCAAATCAGCAGAGACGTCGGTCTCCACCTAAGGGAAGAGCACGTGGTGTATGCACTgagctatttttttaaaagcatcGTTTCGATTGTTCTCCCCAAATTGATAAGCCTGAAAGTGTGGCTGGAAGAACAACATGTTTATTCCTTCTGCTCCACCTCCTTGTTAATTATATATGACCGAAGAAACCCGCAGACGTGTGACGTAAAGTGGATTGATTTTACCTACTCGTTTGACAACACGGTATCtccaaatatatatgaaaaaatgaaacatgaGAGGCTGAACTTGGACATCCTTTTTGGcgtaaataatttaattaaattatgcAGAACGGTATTTTCTGATAGCCAAGTACCGCCATCTCCATGTCTGTCGAGGTGTGAGAGGGACCGATATCATCCCGGGATACACGACAAGCCAAAAGTTAACTTGTAGCTTGactcaccatttttttttttttttctttttttttttttttttttacctgaacggttcatgcAGTGTGGGgttttatatttatgtgaAGCTTTGTTAATAGTGGCACCATTTCTTTGCGTTTCACATATaaccatgttttttttccttgcgtCTGTGTCCATGCGCACACATTTGTGAAAGACTCTGATTTGATATCCAGTGGTTTATTATGTTACCATGCgctgatatttttcttcctcttcccccaCAGAGTGAACAGCCATTCAACGCATTATCATGTCAACCCTTTGTCactattatttttctcctctgttTTGCCACATTAGCGGGTTTGCGTTATCATACCGTTCCATGGCCCAGCTATACATGCAAAGGaacagtgaaaaaaaaaaaaaagaccgtGCGAAGTTGCGCAATCGAGGCGGTCCCATCCCAAATGGAATAGGCCGcagttttatttttgacGTTGTATTCAgtattttctaatttttattttttattttattttattctatttaattttttttttttttatgagcaCCTCATGGGTGAGCGCCCGCCTGCCGCGCCAGTCGGAAGGTCCTGTGGAGCAAAACgtggaaaacgaaaaagaacaacACGTCACTGTACGAACTGTTGATCCCCCTTTTCCGCTTTACCGCTCGAACGaatcttaaaaaaaacaaactcaATTCGTAGGGAGTTATGCACGTGTTGTAGTAATCGAGAACATTCATGTAGTTCTTCCGGGAGTGAGCGAACCGCTTTCTCAATCGATGCAGTTCCACTCCAACTTGGCTCTTTAGTTTTATGCGCACATGTGCGTTTCCTCCCTCATGCGACATCACCAGGGGGCTTTCCTCCACATTCGTATGGATCCGctttgttcctttcttttcatctgtcctcccccccttcttgtttcttttttttccgttttcaaGTTGCACACAGGGTGGCAAATCGTTTGCGACTTGTTCCAAATTTTCCACTTCAAGTTGTTTCACCTGTTCACTCAGTTCCTTCAGCAGTTTGTTCTTATACCCCTTGGTGTGTACAGGGCAGGTTGATTCTTCCTTTGTCTCGCCATTTTTCCGATTTGAGAGAAGTTCCTCTGAGTAACCTTTCCGCTTTTCACATGTGACAAATttgttcagaattttttttttctcctcgttTAATAAGACAATGTAGCGTACCGCATTATTTTGCAAGCGGTGtttgttgattttttccctttcgttTCCACGGGAGGGGCACAATTGCAAATTAGACTCATTTGTTAAGTGCAAGTTTGGCGTGTTTAACGTTTTCGCAAGGATTGCCAACACTTGGACGAAGGATAAGCAGAACATACgcgagaatttttttaagactttcttcttccttctgtcGTTTTTGCCTGGACGGTTCAGGTGAaattgtgatttttttttttttttctttttcttgcgCATATACTGTAAATGGCTAGCTGTGTGTGCAATGTAGCTATTCCTCTTTGCGGTTGACATTATATGTTTCTCCTCGTTAGAGTGGTTATTATTCGTCTGCCGCTGAGGTAATGTtgtcccttctttttcttcccttttatcTGCGCAGTTCAGGATGTACAACGgtttccactttttcaccttaattttttttcgccccctGCCAAGTGAGCGGTAGTCGTCGTAGTGGTGGTGCGGGCTCAAGTTGATACTCTTTGATTCGCGTCCAGTGGTATCATCCTTCCTTGTTAGCTTCAACTTTAGTAAAAATTTTAGCACATCTCCTAGCCTCAGGGACACATTTAATTTTGCACTGAGAAgtgaaaaacattcttccCTTGAGTTGAACAGAAGGTAGTATAAAATGAAGTAGTAGACGAAGTTGTCCAGGATGTTCACTAAGGCCGTATGATATGTTTTACCACTCGAGGtggaacctttttttttttttttttcattcgattTGATTGGCGGTGCGCCACGGTGACAGCAGATGGCACAGCTGGGCAAGGCTTTCACCTTTTTCGCAGagttcttcacttttttcactttttctttttttttttttttgtgaaaatttcCTCCTCTCTGGCGTCTTTCGCCATCTCGATGGGGGGGTAATCCTTGGCAAAGCGCTAGATGAGTGTATTTTTTGGGACAGACGACATTCCCGCGGTTCTCAGTGATAGccttcttcccatttacGGCccacttttcctcctccccctttttttcacactTGTTGAGGGGCCGTTTGCACCCCACTTGGTTGCTTCGACTTCGCTTCgttcttctcttccccttcagTAAACCTCCCTTGATGTGACCGCTCTGTGGGTGCAGTTTCTGCCCGTCCATTTTGCTCACACATCTTTTCAGTTCATTAAGTAGGCTTAGCATGATGTGCGTATGATGCTCGCCTCGATGATCGCGAAGGTACAAAGACACGCGTACCAATGTATACACGAATGAGTTAAAGGagattttcctcctttcatCGTGAATGTTATATCTGCCTAAGTTTAGAAGGGCGAGGTGTTTATTCAAGTGGGCACACCAACGGGTATCTCCACATAAGTCAACACTTCCATTGTTACCGCTATTGCCATTCCCTTTTCTCACTCCTGTGCGGCCAACCGCCCACGCTCTGCTCATGCGCGCTAATGCATACCACatggggaaggaagagtgGAACACACTAAACAAGACGTAGAACAGATAGCCATTCTCATGTCTGCTTTtatttgtaaaaagaaagaagtatattttttttaatattatttttgcttctttcatATGATAACACCTCTGATTCTTCCATTGGTTTTTATAAAACTTTGCAAAGCCTTTCACCAGAAAGAGATTTCTGTTGAAAAGGATGTACGCCATGGGGTTTTGTGTTTCGTATGGCTCTCTGCTCACTGGATGGATTGCCACACCTAATGCGTTATACTCCTCACAACTTTGTCCATTCATGCGACTGCTACTTACATCCAATCTGATACCACCACCCAGATTAACTTGATTAATATTGGGGTTATGATTCCCCTGGTTGGTTGTCTTCATTCTATGCCCCTCTTTTCGGCGTTCAAAAAGAAAGTTCTCTGCTAATGGGCGACCAAACTGGATGAAGTTCTTCACCATTTGTTCTTCATTCAGGGGTGTATCCTCATCTACCCAATTGTAATTATCACAAAGGAGACTAGCCAAATTTATATGTTCACCTATTGACATATCGTCTTTTACCAACATGTTTAGCGAGCTAAGGGGTAAACTACTGTGGATAATATTAGCATCGTAAAACATGTGCCAGAGGTTCTTCAGTTTGAAGCTTCCGAGGGGAGAGTGGACAATCTCTTCCTTGTCAATACTTTTGTTGTCTCTCCTCTTCCCCCTTCCTATacgtttttccttccacccctTTCGCCAATACAAACCATATACCTTTATTAGGAGATCAAAATGATCATAAACAATTTTGTAAAGATATTTTATATCACTGTCGGTTAAGTTTGAGTTTTCATGGAGAAGAATCCCTAGGTTGATAACCTGGCAGATGGAATTCGTGTACAAGTGATTCATTACGTATGTCTGGTTGAGCTGTACCTGAGCTGTGAATTCTCCATTGAGGTAGTTGCATTTGTAAATTGtaccatttatttttagaaGATACCCTTGTCCATGTTTTTTGTTGTCTTTCCAATAACCCCAATATGTATCTCCACATGTGTGATGGAAAATTCCGAAcccatttattttcccccttttccagTAACCTTCATACTTATTGTAGCGTTCATTTTGGTAAGGGGTGTTCTTCCTATTTCCTTGTCTCACGAACCAGAAGTAGGTTCCATACCCGTGCATTTCGTCGTTTTGCCATTCCCCCACATATATGTTTTGTATTACCTTCTTGGTTCTGTTGGTTTTTTGAAGGGGGGATCTCCCAGAAGTCATGTCCTTACATGGTTCATagctttcccctttccagCTCCCACTTTTCCGTTCCTTaccttttctgtttcttcctttcacaAACCACCACATCTTTCCAAAACCACACTTTCTGTTCTTCATCCAAAAACCACAGTATACAGCATTGGAGTACCATTGGACACCATACAAGTGCCTCTCGTTTTGTCTCCACCAACCTTCGTACCTCTTCACACTTGGTTGATTCACATTCTCCCTTATAAACAGAACCCCGTATCCGTTACGCTTATTCCCTTTCCACTCTCCTTTGTAGATGACTACGCTTGATTGAGTATTGTCAtcggaaggaagaaaaaagaaagtgctTTTCCCCTGACCACACTTCTCACCATTTCGTATGTACCCCTCATAAATAAGTTGctgagaaattatttttccaaaccCATCCACATTTCTACCTTTGAAGTTCGCCATGTATGTTTCCTTGCCCTTGTGGATGACCACGTCTTTCCCCCCTAAGTGGGCGCAATGGAACTCGTCCAGTGGAAGCTCTCCACTGATGGTGTAGTTGTTaatgaaaacatttttcaacTGTAGAGTAGCGTGGTTTTTAATGTGCACGGAAGAATGGATTGGGGATGACCCATTTGGGGGGGGCCTCTTTTTCGTGAAAAAGTTTTTCCAGAAGGCAACTTCCCAAGGGGGGTGGTTGACTTCCTCCATTGCGTGTGTTCGGGGAGTTTACCATTGGGGAGATGGTACTTCCTACACCTTTCCAATTCATGCGGAGTTATTTTGATATAAGAGGAAGGGGTGGTAACGGCGATTGTGTAGTGCCTCTTGACTGagggaacatttttttttttttaactccgaCAATAGGATGTTCCTCCGCCTGACTTCCTCTCCATTTGTCTTATCATACGAATGAGAATGGGGATGAGGAGACAATTCACTCGGACGCGAAATTAATAACGCGGGTATACATACCAGGttcgtcgtttttttttttttttttttttttttttttaaatgcacaTTTGTCCTTAGTAGAAAAGGTgcaaggggggagggggggcgGATACACATTTAGTTTCCCTCCGATATTTATATGTCCTATAGAAAGAAGTGCATCTCCTGGTATGACTAATAAAATGCTTCTTTAAAACTTTTACGCGGTTGAGGCTTGTCTGGGGGGAGGGTTGCCTTTCCCTCTCCCCTTTGTGTGTGCGAAATGCCTCCTCGGACAtggcacagaaaaaaaagaaaaaaaaaaaaaaatacatgcgAGGTTGCTCTCCCATTTGTGGTTAAACATGTAATAGCCGTTTTTTTACCCCTCTCTTTGTATGTCCCTGCAGGGGTTGGAAGATAATACGCACTCTTTCAATATCATAAAAAGTTTGCCCCCCTTTGGTCCCGCACTTCCCTTCACTGCCTTCACATCTTCTCAATCATTATCCCATTGTGCGTGCCtcttaaaaattttccgaACTTAAGTAGACTTTGCGCATTCCTCCACGATTGCTCTCTGTCAGTTGTGGCTTCCTTGTTTGGCTTTCTTCCCTTCGTctgggatttttttttttcccccttttggagATATATTCTGCGCACACATGCGGCAACCGTGGCGACTTGGCGCATTCCAATTGTCCCACAAATGGTAAATAGAAACGACTCCTGCACTTGAGATGTCGCCAAAACGATCACAACGAAATGGTTGTCCCACCATGTGTTGGGATTATTTggcttttcctttccgttctgctggaaattaaaaaaaaaaaaaaaaaaaaaaaagagttgtCATATGGTGGGCGTCTGCgggtgctttttttttttttttttttttttaattatttttttttttcccgtttcctatgaattttttttgtgttcatcGTGGGTGCCTCGTTTCCTTTATGATATTATTGTGTTgtattgcattttttttttttccccctccaatTGGCTCTTTTTTCTAATGACAGCTTAGTACATCGCGCCCCCTCTTCACCCAACTGTACATTACCCCTTCCCCGTGTGTACCCAGGGAGGCCTTTTCGCCTCCGAAGAGTCCCAGGTGCAGTAGCCGCACCCCCACGTGGAAATTTCCAGCTATATATAGATAGATGAGTAGATATATGAAGATATGCAAATGGGTATCTGCTGAATGCCCTTCGCGCAGTTCATATCTTAGTTGACTCACCCCCGGTTCTTCTATGTAGAAGCAGGCGAGTTTTACAGAacatgtataaatgtataaCCCACTACAtagtgtttctttttttttttttttttttttttttttttcctctcacCTCCCATTCTGTTATACATTGTTACATACCTACCTATGTTGAACCATCATGAGGAGTCTCAAGCGGAGTACGCAGTTTGTTCTTTGTTCTGAATAGTTCgcttgtttatttatttgtttgttcttttttttttttttttttttttttttttgttaaccaattttttttatgtctctCCGGGGAgctacaaaaatatatgcttCCATTTCTGTAACCAACGGAATTAACTACCCATcataggggggggagggaaaagtcTTCACAAAGGAGTGAATCTAAACTGCATCGAGTTTTTTCACCTCAATTGTGAAGCTGACAGGGGTAGTTATTCCCCTCCTCCCTTTTGTAGCTCATTTTGTCGTCcgtttccttcccccttttaactGTTACCACCGGTGAGCAGACCAATGGACGACCTGAAAAGGCGCGTGGTAAGTCTTCACTCCTCAACTGATGCTCGTGTCTTTGTACCGAGGCGTTAAGGTTGTGGTTTGGTGAACGAAGCGGAGACCACCTCCTTCTCTATAAAATGCTCTTCGGTTCCATCCAAAATTATATCTGTGCGGGGAATCCATTTTTAGAGAAGGGAGGAGCCCAACGAGCCGATGCATGAGCGGACTGACCGAAGTGTTTATTTATGAATTTCTTCTCTGCCATGACTGTGTAAAACATGTACCCTTCGTTTACATCTACTGCATCCTCCTTTTACTTGCACTACACGCGTAGGCCTACAAAGCGGTCGACGACTACGTCCAGTCCAACATGACAATCGGGCTTGGGACTGGTACCACTGTATTCTATGTACTTGAGAGGATCGAGAATTTAAtgcgaaatgggaaaatcaAGGATGTGGTGTGCATCCCCACCAGTATCGACACGGAGATAAAGGTTAGCACAAGGGAAGTTGTAATTTTTAGGGAGGCCCCTTCTCAAGGCCAATTGTTTCTACACA encodes the following:
- a CDS encoding inositol polyphosphate multikinase, putative; this encodes MERGTREISLDGDLHLECPPERSFKENRSCDIVEGCLVRKGKNVTYLNHCEEEKIAEHSTHERCYMEGVAFAKNLQNGKCNHMDGNMCRYKNGQMVVANLGRGNCPGCANLYRGPHQGDLPLCCEEENNRKKSNHTCEHPLWNRIDKERDSQRSTNGLVRHVEDCPHFKALENFHQLEEEVDNHGDDYSSTSLDGTDYANFENSDAEVYEDDELMPNDEEDIAQGVNFGTTLENMSPINNQVVHTFGTNLEHYGWKKKKKKKKKKKKGTYEQASDRESDDMLHNMSHQKLTGTSVMLTGEKSKYIYKLVPFFKNGEAKFYMNAFAAYDKLHGQFRGAPRGFDNRCERGERVECMQRHQRDRLVKLHTSMESAMTYFDFMNEKVMSATRKKLPPSNPCKVTLQGDQMNDVMEHPPNYVAPRTSIPINRGNTNRSHFTKNCLEESPEVEHFPCENPHLDKPNSTLKSPRRVEDDAHGTIRSGGYYAVHISEEEKLVKSPDEHKCPVEEGQTKFPLNASSSACVRNDVMPCLHLHGNRGHYAKNRNTSALGEHRVLAFLVKQKLIPKFYNIVPVYRCEEEEAASYLAETHKIKSRSQNAGSTADCVPEARRIKTNEKEPPLNGRRDDVSVRTDMPGQEAEKWRVGKLSDLVKAAEGTPSGDPSERTVHLALKLKKICHSIDPRNQNVLDLKLGYNTLKDNDIQFSERLKEESNSIPWSEKEKYVKRWSRMKKDIRNEHLNTSDEHIIDLSARDMNLPPAFFNYDNHEIYCLLKSWKQEITARITTQKRLGFRICALVCGVKEQEVLTDAGVREFYAQCVAKYGSLADGDAACDAACDAACDAACGGSYGKQGDLNSQHHLHSLPCHSLQHSHLSEENHVQHDGARIPPSIDDCYDRVDNKLQISRDVGLHLREEHVVYALSYFFKSIVSIVLPKLISLKVWLEEQHVYSFCSTSLLIIYDRRNPQTCDVKWIDFTYSFDNTVSPNIYEKMKHERLNLDILFGVNNLIKLCRTVFSDSQVPPSPCLSRCERDRYHPGIHDKPKVNL
- a CDS encoding MORN repeat protein, putative, which produces MEEVNHPPWEVAFWKNFFTKKRPPPNGSSPIHSSVHIKNHATLQLKNVFINNYTISGELPLDEFHCAHLGGKDVVIHKGKETYMANFKGRNVDGFGKIISQQLIYEGYIRNGEKCGQGKSTFFFLPSDDNTQSSVVIYKGEWKGNKRNGYGVLFIRENVNQPSVKRYEGWWRQNERHLYGVQWYSNAVYCGFWMKNRKCGFGKMWWFVKGRNRKGKERKSGSWKGESYEPCKDMTSGRSPLQKTNRTKKVIQNIYVGEWQNDEMHGYGTYFWFVRQGNRKNTPYQNERYNKYEGYWKRGKINGFGIFHHTCGDTYWGYWKDNKKHGQGYLLKINGTIYKCNYLNGEFTAQVQLNQTYVMNHLYTNSICQVINLGILLHENSNLTDSDIKYLYKIVYDHFDLLIKVYGLYWRKGWKEKRIGRGKRRDNKSIDKEEIVHSPLGSFKLKNLWHMFYDANIIHSSLPLSSLNMLVKDDMSIGEHINLASLLCDNYNWVDEDTPLNEEQMVKNFIQFGRPLAENFLFERRKEGHRMKTTNQGNHNPNINQVNLGGGIRLDVSSSRMNGQSCEEYNALGVAIHPVSREPYETQNPMAYILFNRNLFLVKGFAKFYKNQWKNQRCYHMKEAKIILKKIYFFLFTNKSRHENGYLFYVLFSVFHSSFPMWYALARMSRAWAVGRTGVRKGNGNSGNNGSVDLCGDTRWCAHLNKHLALLNLGRYNIHDERRKISFNSFVYTLVRVSLYLRDHRGEHHTHIMLSLLNELKRCVSKMDGQKLHPQSGHIKGGLLKGKRRTKRSRSNQVGCKRPLNKCEKKGEEEKWAVNGKKAITENRGNVVCPKKYTHLALCQGLPPHRDGERRQRGGNFHKKKKKEKVKKVKNSAKKVKALPSCAICCHRGAPPIKSNEKKKKKGSTSSGKTYHTALVNILDNFVYYFILYYLLFNSREECFSLLSAKLNVSLRLGDVLKFLLKLKLTRKDDTTGRESKSINLSPHHHYDDYRSLGRGRKKIKVKKWKPLYILNCADKREEKEGTTLPQRQTNNNHSNEEKHIMSTAKRNSYIAHTASHLQYMRKKKKKKKKSQFHLNRPGKNDRRKKKVLKKFSRMFCLSFVQVLAILAKTLNTPNLHLTNESNLQLCPSRGNEREKINKHRLQNNAVRYIVLLNEEKKKILNKFVTCEKRKGYSEELLSNRKNGETKEESTCPVHTKGYKNKLLKELSEQVKQLEVENLEQVANDLPPCVQLENGKKRNKKGGRTDEKKGTKRIHTNVEESPLVMSHEGGNAHVRIKLKSQVGVELHRLRKRFAHSRKNYMNVLDYYNTCITPYELSLFFLRFVRAVKRKRGINSSYSDVLFFFVFHVLLHRTFRLARQAGAHP